A part of Vigna radiata var. radiata cultivar VC1973A chromosome 11, Vradiata_ver6, whole genome shotgun sequence genomic DNA contains:
- the LOC106776768 gene encoding uncharacterized protein LOC106776768, which produces MEINMRFEVEEGSSSDTLKESIAIEAEEVNMGSLRELVKKMNIVQKDAFRKEYGNLLGLLEVEVQTSAITALVQYYDPPLRCFTFRDFQLVPTVEEFEQILGIPLEGKSPYNYLGHYIPVLQLARIMKVHPMQLESEFTVKGKARGLPQKYLEKYLHRLAEEEKWETFMDVLALILYGVMLFPNIESFVDNAAMNAFVGYKERSENPVTTVLAEVYGTLNQCYELKGGKMSCCLPVLYVWFVSRVNENTLNATCPVDALLQCKPNIKGANEWAQLCASLNVDQIKWNVLWQQKSQIIYYCGRYPNVPLMGIRCCINYNPVLAQR; this is translated from the coding sequence atggaaattaacatgagATTTGAAGTCGAGGAGGGTTCAAGTTCAGACACTTTGAAGGAGAGTATAGCCATTGAAGCAGAAGAAGTTAATATGGGTAGTCTAAGAGAACTggtgaagaaaatgaatattGTCCAAAAGGATGCATTCAGGAAGGAATATGGGAATTTGTTGGGTTTGTTAGAGGTGGAAGTTCAAACATCAGCAATTACTGCTTTAGTCCAGTACTATGATCCACCACTGAGATGTTTCACTTTTCGGGATTTCCAATTGGTGCCAACAGTGGAGGAATTCGAGCAAATCTTAGGTATACCTCTTGAGGGAAAAAGTCCATACAACTACCTTGGGCATTATATCCCTGTCTTGCAGCTAGCAAGAATCATGAAAGTACACCCTATGCAGTTGGAAAGTGAGTTCACAGTCAAGGGTAAAGCGAGGGGCCTTCCTCAGAAATACCTAGAGAAATACTTGCATCGTTTGGCTGAAGAGGAAAAATGGGAAACATTTATGGATGTTTTGGCTCTTATTCTTTACGgtgtcatgctttttcctaACATCGAGAGTTTCGTCGACAATGCCGCCATGAATGCATTTGTGGGATACAAAGAGCGCTCTGAGAATCCAGTCACCACTGTCCTAGCTGAAGTTTATGGGACCCTCAATCAATGTTATGAGCTAAAGGGAGGAAAAATGTCATGTTGTCTACCAGTGTTGTATGTATGGTTCGTCTCTCGGGTGAATGAGAACACAttgaatgccacatgtcccGTGGATGCGCTACTACAGTGTAAACCAAATATAAAAGGAGCAAATGAATGGGCGCAGCTTTGTGCAAGTTTAAATGTGGATCAAATTAAATGGAATGTCCTTTGGCAGCAAAAATCgcaaatcatatattattgcGGGAGGTACCCTAATGTGCCCCTCATGGGTATCAGGTGTTGCATTAACTACAATCCTGTGTTAGCGCAAAGGTAA